In a single window of the Micromonospora sp. WMMD1155 genome:
- a CDS encoding DEAD/DEAH box helicase, whose amino-acid sequence MTTVIPSFAHTGLAPALLTALTAQGITEPFPIQSATLPDSLAGRDVLGRGRTGSGKTLAFGLPLLSRTAGRKARPGRPLALVLVPTRELAQQVTTALAPYARAVGLRCATVVGGLSLQRQADTLRAGAEVVVATPGRLHDLINRGDARLDQVEITVLDEADQMADMGFLPQVTKLLEQVAPQGQRMLFSATLDGGVDRLVRRFLSNPVTHSVDPGTATVTAMTHHVLHVDAVDKPDALTRIAAREGRTILFMGTKHRADRLARQLLSKGVRAAALHGGKSQPQRTRILEQFRTGQVTALVATDVAARGIHVDGLDMVVNVDPPTEAKDYLHRGGRTARAGESGTVVTLVLPEQRRDVSRLMATAGIRPESVQVRADGEALARVTGAREPSGVPVTITAPPAPTARARTSGGSAADGGARPAHRASGRSRRPRRPRTA is encoded by the coding sequence ATGACCACAGTTATTCCTTCTTTCGCCCATACCGGCCTGGCTCCGGCGTTGCTCACCGCGTTGACCGCGCAGGGCATCACCGAGCCGTTCCCGATCCAGTCGGCGACGCTTCCCGACTCGCTCGCGGGCCGGGACGTGCTGGGCCGGGGTCGTACCGGCTCCGGTAAGACCCTCGCCTTCGGGCTCCCGCTGCTGTCCCGCACGGCCGGGCGGAAGGCCCGCCCGGGCCGCCCGCTGGCCCTGGTGCTGGTGCCGACCCGCGAGTTGGCCCAGCAGGTCACCACCGCGCTCGCCCCCTACGCCCGCGCTGTCGGGCTGCGCTGCGCCACCGTCGTCGGCGGGCTGTCGTTGCAGCGGCAGGCGGACACTCTGCGCGCCGGCGCCGAGGTGGTCGTCGCCACCCCCGGCCGGCTGCACGACCTGATCAACCGCGGCGACGCCCGGCTCGACCAGGTTGAGATCACCGTGCTCGACGAGGCCGACCAGATGGCCGACATGGGCTTCCTGCCGCAGGTCACCAAGCTGTTGGAGCAGGTCGCGCCGCAGGGGCAGCGGATGCTGTTCTCGGCCACCCTGGACGGTGGCGTGGACCGGCTGGTCCGTCGTTTCCTGAGCAACCCGGTCACCCACTCGGTCGACCCGGGCACCGCCACGGTGACCGCGATGACCCACCACGTGCTGCACGTCGACGCGGTGGACAAGCCCGACGCGTTGACCCGGATCGCCGCCCGCGAGGGCCGCACCATCCTGTTCATGGGCACCAAGCACCGCGCCGACCGCCTCGCCCGGCAGTTGCTGTCCAAGGGGGTACGCGCGGCCGCGCTGCACGGCGGTAAGTCGCAGCCGCAGCGCACCCGGATCCTGGAGCAGTTCCGCACCGGTCAGGTGACCGCCCTGGTCGCCACCGACGTGGCGGCCCGGGGCATCCACGTCGACGGCCTCGACATGGTGGTCAACGTGGACCCGCCGACCGAGGCGAAGGACTACCTGCACCGGGGCGGCCGCACCGCCCGGGCCGGTGAGTCCGGCACCGTGGTCACCCTGGTCCTGCCCGAGCAGCGCCGGGACGTGTCCCGGTTGATGGCCACCGCGGGCATCCGGCCCGAGTCGGTCCAGGTGCGCGCCGACGGCGAGGCGTTGGCTCGGGTGACCGGTGCCCGCGAGCCGTCCGGCGTGCCGGTGACCATCACCGCCCCGCCGGCGCCGACCGCGCGGGCCCGCACCTCCGGTGGCTCGGCCGCCGACGGTGGCGCCCGCCCGGCGCACCGGGCGTCGGGCCGGTCCCGCCGCCCGCGCCGTCCCCGTACCGCCTGA
- a CDS encoding cold-shock protein, with translation MAIGTVKWFNADKGFGFITPDGGGADVFAHFSAIQTSGYRSLDENQRVEFEVTQGQKGPQAENIRPL, from the coding sequence ATGGCAATTGGCACCGTGAAGTGGTTCAACGCTGACAAGGGCTTCGGCTTCATCACCCCGGACGGCGGCGGCGCTGACGTCTTCGCCCACTTCTCGGCGATCCAGACCTCCGGCTACCGGAGCCTGGACGAGAACCAGCGGGTCGAGTTCGAGGTGACCCAGGGCCAGAAGGGCCCGCAGGCGGAGAACATCCGCCCGCTCTGA